A window of Streptomyces armeniacus contains these coding sequences:
- a CDS encoding glycoside hydrolase family 38 C-terminal domain-containing protein, which yields MPRPELARPSWWDSDMARDILRDRGVSATGVLGGHRVTFSCEPLLRHDGDGGLLQSVRVAAERTDRTGPAAGTARTPARARVTTVSGAAVRCDVVRGPGGSTRLLVPEVDAPTPVLVELPDLAEGETAEVLLTPQRHWTLHLVQHAHLDIGYTDPQGTVLAEGRKYLDSLLELCRTTDAWPDESRFRWAVEGFFSYENWSANRPPRLVAEFLDRVREGRIELAAMPFNLHTETCSTDELHELLRPVRELRERHGVAVTTAMQTDVPGQVVGLPDVLADNGIRYLSVAHNWAGRAVPHRVGGHDLPRLFRWRAPSGREVLVWRTDTPHGLAYMEGSVLGFDESFDRVDDLLPHYLSALANHRYPHEGRGIPGFPILDEDFKGDPYPWDILHLRVLGKFADNGPPRRIIADTVRRWNEEWAFPALRTSRNEDFFTDAEARLGDRLETYEGDWTDWWVDGVGAGAVPLAATRDGQAALADAQTVAGHAEILGARDGAEITAAAPEVYRAASLFNEHTWGAGDPWTHGDHGHSSGERQWHWKYAQALRAHDEAHTLLDAAGAGLGQRLAPREGTLAGYYVVNTRSWPRSETVRLFLPESTVPLDDRVRVLDARDGTPLDVVEEAQSNDRHRAAGRFLLFRLDGVPAHGAVRVDIEPGEAHDPVRGEEPAEPAGPAGPADPAVLENDLLRVHVDLRSACVDSVVDKRTGRELVRQDATVGLNGYLYDEYATAGGFNHQSSKTTADASMHLLASRSAAPPAALVERTSDALGETLVYECSPAGTRRLRVTVRLPRAGARIDLENRVSKDATLTKESAFFSFPFAMESPVVRMEATGGMTGTGLPVVPGSAPHMRAVRRWVSLREGGTAAALATRDAPLIQVGGIAVPYVPYPQSLAQEEPGTVFSWIHNNIWDTNFPSEQAFDHVFRYSVGWSEPDPDPDPEREPDGAPEPDKAAGPVLGMRTAAVDSHPLVAVRAGGTAVRRPRESYALLALDDPRVRVVGLTVPEPGRVLVRLQSFAEEAVTCRLTPGFPVAEAVSAHYLGAAGAALERAADGSALVPLPRLGTAAVSLALSTGAD from the coding sequence ATGCCCCGCCCCGAACTGGCCCGTCCCTCCTGGTGGGACTCGGACATGGCCCGCGACATCCTCCGCGACCGAGGGGTGTCCGCCACCGGAGTCCTCGGCGGACACCGGGTCACGTTCTCCTGCGAACCCCTGCTGCGCCACGACGGCGACGGCGGCCTGCTCCAGTCCGTACGCGTGGCGGCGGAGCGTACGGACCGCACGGGCCCCGCGGCAGGTACGGCCCGTACGCCCGCCCGCGCCCGCGTCACCACCGTCTCCGGCGCCGCCGTGCGCTGCGACGTGGTGCGCGGGCCCGGGGGCAGCACCCGCCTCCTGGTGCCGGAAGTGGACGCGCCCACACCGGTCCTCGTCGAACTCCCGGACCTGGCCGAGGGCGAGACCGCCGAGGTGCTGCTGACCCCGCAGCGCCACTGGACGCTGCACCTGGTGCAGCACGCCCACCTGGACATCGGCTACACCGATCCGCAGGGCACCGTCCTGGCGGAGGGCCGCAAGTACCTCGACTCGCTGCTCGAGCTGTGCCGTACGACCGACGCCTGGCCGGACGAGTCGCGGTTCCGCTGGGCGGTCGAGGGGTTCTTCAGCTACGAGAACTGGTCCGCGAACCGGCCGCCCCGTCTGGTCGCGGAGTTCCTGGACCGCGTGCGCGAGGGCCGTATCGAGCTGGCCGCCATGCCGTTCAACCTGCACACCGAGACCTGCTCCACCGACGAACTGCACGAACTCCTCCGCCCGGTACGGGAGTTGCGCGAGCGGCACGGAGTCGCCGTCACCACGGCCATGCAGACGGACGTGCCGGGCCAGGTCGTCGGCCTGCCCGACGTCCTCGCGGACAACGGCATCCGCTACCTCTCCGTCGCGCACAACTGGGCGGGCCGCGCGGTCCCCCACCGCGTGGGCGGCCACGACCTGCCGAGGCTGTTCCGGTGGCGGGCGCCGAGCGGGCGCGAGGTGCTGGTGTGGCGCACGGACACGCCGCACGGCCTCGCGTACATGGAGGGGTCCGTCCTGGGCTTCGACGAGTCCTTCGACCGCGTCGACGATCTGCTGCCGCACTACCTCTCGGCGCTGGCGAACCACCGCTATCCGCACGAGGGTCGCGGCATTCCGGGATTCCCGATCCTGGACGAGGACTTCAAGGGCGACCCGTACCCGTGGGACATCCTCCATCTGCGGGTGCTGGGCAAGTTCGCCGACAACGGCCCGCCGCGCCGCATCATCGCGGACACGGTGCGCCGCTGGAACGAGGAGTGGGCCTTCCCCGCCCTGCGCACCTCCCGCAACGAGGACTTCTTCACCGACGCCGAGGCACGCCTCGGCGACCGGCTGGAGACGTACGAGGGCGACTGGACCGACTGGTGGGTGGACGGCGTCGGCGCGGGCGCCGTCCCGCTGGCCGCCACCCGCGACGGGCAGGCGGCGCTGGCCGACGCGCAGACGGTGGCGGGGCACGCGGAGATCCTGGGCGCCCGGGACGGCGCGGAGATCACGGCCGCCGCCCCGGAGGTGTACCGCGCGGCGTCCCTGTTCAACGAGCACACCTGGGGCGCGGGCGACCCCTGGACGCACGGCGACCACGGCCACTCCTCCGGGGAACGGCAGTGGCACTGGAAGTACGCGCAGGCGCTGCGCGCCCACGACGAGGCGCACACGCTGCTGGACGCGGCCGGAGCGGGGCTCGGCCAGCGGCTCGCGCCGCGTGAGGGCACGCTCGCCGGCTACTACGTCGTCAACACCCGGAGCTGGCCCCGGTCCGAGACCGTACGGCTGTTCCTGCCGGAGAGCACCGTCCCGCTCGACGACCGCGTGCGCGTCCTCGACGCACGCGACGGGACGCCGCTCGACGTGGTGGAGGAGGCGCAGTCCAACGACCGCCACCGGGCCGCGGGACGCTTCCTCCTGTTCCGGCTCGACGGCGTGCCCGCGCACGGGGCCGTACGCGTCGACATCGAGCCGGGCGAGGCGCACGACCCCGTGCGCGGCGAAGAGCCCGCCGAACCTGCCGGACCTGCCGGACCTGCCGATCCCGCCGTGCTGGAGAACGACCTCCTCCGCGTCCACGTGGACCTGCGTTCGGCGTGCGTCGACTCGGTCGTGGACAAGCGGACGGGCCGCGAACTGGTCCGCCAGGACGCGACGGTCGGCCTCAACGGCTATCTCTACGACGAGTACGCGACGGCCGGCGGCTTCAACCACCAGTCCAGCAAGACCACCGCCGACGCCTCCATGCACCTGCTGGCCTCGCGGAGCGCGGCGCCCCCTGCCGCGCTCGTGGAGCGGACGTCGGACGCGCTCGGCGAGACCCTCGTCTACGAGTGCTCCCCGGCGGGGACGCGGCGGCTGCGCGTCACCGTACGGCTGCCGCGCGCCGGCGCCCGTATCGACCTGGAGAACAGGGTCAGCAAGGACGCGACGCTGACGAAGGAGAGCGCGTTCTTCTCCTTCCCCTTCGCGATGGAGTCCCCTGTCGTACGGATGGAGGCCACCGGCGGCATGACGGGCACCGGCCTGCCCGTGGTTCCCGGATCGGCCCCGCACATGCGGGCGGTACGCCGCTGGGTGAGCCTCCGGGAGGGCGGTACGGCCGCGGCGCTGGCCACGCGGGACGCGCCGCTGATCCAGGTGGGCGGGATCGCGGTTCCCTACGTGCCGTACCCGCAGTCGCTGGCCCAGGAGGAGCCCGGGACCGTCTTCTCCTGGATACACAACAACATCTGGGACACCAACTTCCCCTCCGAGCAGGCCTTCGACCACGTCTTCCGGTACAGCGTCGGCTGGTCGGAACCGGACCCGGACCCGGACCCGGAACGAGAACCGGACGGGGCGCCGGAGCCGGACAAGGCCGCCGGTCCCGTGCTGGGCATGCGCACGGCCGCCGTCGACAGCCACCCGCTGGTGGCCGTACGGGCGGGCGGCACGGCCGTACGGCGGCCGCGGGAGTCGTACGCGCTGCTGGCGCTCGACGACCCGCGGGTGCGGGTGGTCGGCCTGACCGTGCCGGAGCCGGGGCGGGTCCTGGTGCGGCTGCAGTCCTTCGCCGAGGAGGCCGTGACCTGCCGGCTCACCCCCGGATTCCCCGTCGCCGAGGCGGTGTCGGCCCACTACCTCGGGGCGGCGGGCGCGGCGCTGGAACGCGCCGCGGACGGCTCCGCCCTGGTGCCGCTGCCGCGGCTCGGCACCGCGGCGGTGTCGCTGGCCCTCTCCACGGGAGCGGACTGA
- a CDS encoding glycoside hydrolase family 76 protein: MVKTPARTVIALAVLCTAVWGTPAAAAGPDEPGGSQSSAAPASVWSQRATATYASLQEHLYQGADEHGLYLEKTPRKDGENPYSYLWPFREAAAAAVDMSELPGTGKRYADDADERFDTLELYFNPRDGRPGYDSYLPAPLGQGGDVFYDDNAVVGLTLLDQYRATGDAALLDRAAGTFDIVSRGWDGDPAKECPGGMDWVDSPSNDMRAANVTGLAAQLAAELYEIKHDERFLASAKQWYEWNWSCLRQSPGLYNNSRGDDGTVNTTLWTYNSGAMIGTAATLYRVTGDDGYLKRAVEDGEGSLAYWKQGERLHDQPAIFNAIYFDNLRLLNEVRPDREYREVAAAYAERTWKENRTPADGLFRFQPSGGGDHDPDAQAETLEQSAMVQIFAGLATYRR, encoded by the coding sequence ATGGTGAAGACACCTGCCCGTACGGTGATCGCCCTCGCCGTCCTCTGCACAGCGGTGTGGGGCACCCCGGCCGCCGCCGCGGGCCCCGACGAGCCCGGCGGCTCGCAGAGTTCCGCCGCTCCGGCCTCCGTGTGGAGCCAGCGCGCCACGGCCACCTACGCCTCGCTCCAGGAGCACCTCTACCAGGGCGCCGACGAGCACGGCCTGTACCTGGAGAAGACCCCGCGCAAGGACGGCGAGAACCCGTACTCGTACCTCTGGCCGTTCCGCGAGGCGGCCGCGGCCGCCGTCGACATGTCCGAACTGCCGGGCACCGGCAAGCGGTACGCCGACGACGCCGACGAGCGGTTCGACACGCTGGAGCTGTACTTCAACCCCCGTGACGGCAGGCCCGGTTACGACTCGTACCTGCCCGCGCCGCTCGGGCAGGGCGGCGACGTCTTCTACGACGACAACGCTGTCGTGGGCCTCACGCTCCTCGACCAGTACCGGGCCACCGGCGACGCCGCGCTCCTCGACCGGGCCGCCGGGACGTTCGACATCGTCAGCCGCGGCTGGGACGGCGACCCGGCCAAGGAGTGCCCCGGCGGCATGGACTGGGTGGACTCGCCCAGCAACGACATGCGCGCCGCGAACGTCACCGGTCTCGCCGCCCAACTGGCCGCCGAGCTGTACGAGATCAAGCACGACGAGCGCTTCCTGGCGAGCGCGAAGCAGTGGTACGAGTGGAACTGGTCGTGCCTGCGCCAGTCCCCCGGCCTCTACAACAACAGCCGCGGCGACGACGGCACCGTGAACACCACCCTGTGGACGTACAACTCCGGCGCCATGATCGGCACCGCCGCCACCCTCTACCGCGTCACCGGCGACGACGGCTATCTGAAGCGGGCCGTGGAGGACGGTGAAGGCTCCCTCGCGTACTGGAAGCAGGGCGAGCGGCTGCACGACCAGCCCGCCATCTTCAACGCCATCTACTTCGACAACCTCCGGCTGCTGAACGAGGTGCGGCCCGACCGCGAGTACCGCGAGGTGGCCGCCGCGTATGCGGAACGCACCTGGAAGGAGAACCGGACCCCGGCCGACGGGCTGTTCCGCTTCCAGCCCTCCGGCGGCGGCGACCACGACCCCGACGCCCAGGCGGAGACCCTCGAGCAGTCGGCGATGGTGCAGATCTTCGCGGGCCTCGCCACGTACCGCCGCTGA
- a CDS encoding carbohydrate ABC transporter permease has translation MRTGRSTAERGTVRGAAGKPERGTVRGAAARTKTPLTYGRLARRTTVVVISLLWALPTWLLVVNALVPAAEYGGTPHWWPQGFGLFDNMSEAWTQAHLGPAMGNSLLYAVTSAGAAIVVATTAAFATVVMPVKHKTLWFWLIYSGTLLPLQVFLRPLFLAFADTGLYDAQFGLFLVYAAIAIPFAYFIMRNFALTLPPEVIEAARIDGASWWRMFWQIHVPLSKSAMVAAFVFQFVAVWNDLLFGITLSTSRNIRPVMAALAELQGNYSNVGPPVVLGGALLVSLPTVVLFFSAQRFFVSSLKLHG, from the coding sequence ATGCGCACTGGACGCAGTACGGCGGAACGCGGCACCGTCCGCGGCGCGGCCGGCAAGCCGGAACGCGGCACCGTCCGCGGCGCGGCGGCCCGTACGAAGACGCCGCTGACGTACGGGCGCCTGGCGCGCCGTACGACCGTGGTGGTCATCTCCCTGCTCTGGGCGCTGCCCACCTGGCTGCTGGTGGTCAACGCCCTCGTGCCCGCCGCCGAGTACGGCGGCACGCCCCACTGGTGGCCGCAGGGCTTCGGCCTCTTCGACAACATGTCCGAGGCCTGGACGCAGGCCCACCTCGGCCCGGCGATGGGCAACAGCCTGCTGTACGCCGTCACCAGCGCCGGTGCCGCCATCGTCGTGGCCACCACGGCGGCGTTCGCGACGGTCGTCATGCCGGTGAAGCACAAGACCCTGTGGTTCTGGCTGATCTACTCCGGAACGCTGCTGCCGCTCCAGGTCTTCCTGCGGCCGCTGTTCCTCGCGTTCGCCGACACCGGGCTGTACGACGCCCAGTTCGGGCTGTTCCTCGTCTACGCCGCCATCGCCATCCCGTTCGCGTACTTCATCATGCGCAACTTCGCGCTGACGCTCCCGCCGGAGGTCATCGAGGCCGCCCGGATCGACGGGGCCTCGTGGTGGCGGATGTTCTGGCAGATCCACGTGCCGCTGTCGAAGTCCGCGATGGTGGCCGCGTTCGTCTTCCAGTTCGTCGCCGTCTGGAACGACCTCCTCTTCGGCATCACCCTCTCCACCAGCAGGAACATCCGTCCCGTGATGGCGGCGCTGGCCGAGCTCCAGGGCAACTACTCCAACGTCGGGCCGCCGGTCGTCCTCGGCGGCGCCCTGCTCGTCTCGCTCCCGACCGTCGTCCTGTTCTTCTCCGCACAGCGCTTCTTCGTCAGCAGCCTCAAGCTCCACGGCTGA
- a CDS encoding carbohydrate ABC transporter permease yields the protein MSTSLDRQPQPLPPSAETAPRPGPAAAGAVRRPPRRLRDRVAGAGFLAPAVLLVGALLLAPFAATLYRSFFDDRRISGFAGLDNYTLFLTDPVLSRSVQNTLMWVVGTVALPLVLGLGIAVLTDGARWSRTARLFVVLPYAISGSAVAVVWNFILNTEGAANQVLRAFGLGSLAQGWLLEWPGNTLVMIVANTWQSAGVAVILFLVGLQTIPPETVEAASLDGAEGWRKFWYVILPQLRTVSVIVIGTSLVNGLKSFDLIWVLTQGGPGRQSETLAVSMYQETFLALRPGAGAAVAVALTVIVLFASWLYLRRQLTPKGD from the coding sequence ATGAGCACGTCCCTCGACCGGCAGCCCCAGCCGCTGCCCCCGTCCGCCGAGACCGCCCCGCGGCCCGGCCCCGCGGCCGCGGGCGCCGTACGGCGGCCGCCGCGCCGGCTGCGCGACAGGGTGGCGGGAGCCGGGTTCCTGGCGCCCGCGGTGCTCCTCGTCGGGGCCCTGCTGCTCGCCCCGTTCGCGGCCACGCTCTACCGGAGCTTCTTCGACGACCGGCGGATCTCCGGCTTCGCCGGCCTCGACAACTACACGCTTTTCCTCACCGATCCGGTACTCAGCCGCTCCGTGCAGAACACCCTGATGTGGGTGGTCGGCACGGTCGCGCTCCCGCTCGTGCTCGGCCTCGGCATCGCGGTGCTGACGGACGGCGCCCGCTGGTCCCGTACGGCGCGGCTGTTCGTGGTCCTGCCGTACGCGATCTCCGGCTCGGCCGTCGCGGTCGTGTGGAACTTCATCCTCAACACCGAGGGCGCCGCCAACCAGGTACTCCGGGCGTTCGGGCTCGGTTCGCTGGCCCAGGGCTGGCTGCTGGAGTGGCCGGGGAACACCCTCGTGATGATCGTCGCCAACACGTGGCAGTCGGCCGGGGTGGCGGTGATCCTGTTCCTGGTCGGCCTGCAGACGATCCCGCCGGAGACGGTCGAGGCGGCGTCGCTGGACGGCGCGGAGGGCTGGCGGAAGTTCTGGTACGTCATCCTGCCGCAGCTGCGTACGGTCTCCGTGATCGTCATCGGCACCAGCCTCGTGAACGGGCTCAAGTCCTTCGACCTGATCTGGGTGCTCACCCAGGGCGGCCCAGGACGGCAGTCGGAGACGCTCGCGGTCTCGATGTACCAGGAGACGTTCCTGGCCCTCCGGCCGGGGGCGGGCGCGGCCGTCGCGGTCGCCCTCACCGTCATCGTGCTGTTCGCCTCGTGGCTCTATCTGCGGCGCCAGCTGACCCCGAAAGGCGACTGA
- a CDS encoding ABC transporter substrate-binding protein, with product MRSTGEAAQRPHPPLARRGVLAGLGAGAVALVAGGCARGDSTAVRPGTTSLANDNATWDEGYARAGRELEKLTGYTLRPLSNPNPTSFKQVTQISLQTTKAADMVKWGSGYVLKSLARTGELSDLSRMWAAYERKGWVTKPVRDAMSYRGTVYGVPLYESYYVLFYNTAVFREHGLRAPDTWRELLHNAEVLKKAGITPFVATQNGNWPAYEWFQELVSKVDPEFYAELITGTASYTDPRARKAMEIWQDFMDKGWMTAADFDQNTGPAALKAGRIGMFLHGSWQSQGISATGMKPGADFDAFVLPTVGSATRKSVITESGALAVPRKAVSHEAAMANAANWLHPSVQRVWTDFLQDSSANPLSRPGNPFLARLKERARKERWMLLPRYGESGPPNLIQGNTDALGGFMTKASSAGATLRGMQERADEEWATWNRDES from the coding sequence ATGAGATCAACCGGCGAGGCGGCGCAGCGGCCGCACCCTCCACTCGCCCGTCGCGGCGTGCTGGCCGGCCTCGGCGCGGGCGCCGTGGCGCTCGTGGCCGGCGGCTGCGCCCGCGGGGACAGCACGGCGGTGCGGCCCGGCACCACGTCGCTCGCCAACGACAACGCCACCTGGGACGAGGGCTACGCCAGAGCCGGACGGGAGCTGGAGAAGCTCACCGGGTACACGCTGCGACCGCTGTCCAACCCGAACCCCACCTCGTTCAAGCAGGTCACACAGATCTCGCTGCAGACGACGAAGGCCGCGGACATGGTCAAGTGGGGCTCGGGCTACGTCCTCAAGTCCCTTGCCCGCACGGGCGAGCTGTCCGACCTCTCGCGGATGTGGGCGGCGTACGAGCGAAAGGGCTGGGTCACCAAGCCGGTGCGGGACGCGATGTCGTACCGCGGCACCGTCTACGGCGTCCCGCTCTACGAGTCGTACTACGTCCTCTTCTACAACACGGCCGTCTTCCGCGAGCACGGCCTGCGGGCACCGGACACCTGGCGGGAGCTCCTCCACAACGCCGAGGTGCTGAAGAAGGCGGGCATCACCCCGTTCGTCGCCACGCAGAACGGCAACTGGCCCGCGTACGAGTGGTTTCAGGAGCTCGTCAGCAAGGTCGACCCGGAGTTCTACGCGGAGCTGATCACCGGGACGGCGAGCTACACGGATCCCCGGGCGAGGAAGGCCATGGAGATCTGGCAGGACTTCATGGACAAGGGCTGGATGACCGCGGCCGACTTCGACCAGAACACCGGCCCGGCCGCGCTGAAGGCGGGCAGGATCGGGATGTTCCTGCACGGCTCCTGGCAGTCGCAGGGGATCTCCGCCACCGGCATGAAGCCCGGCGCCGACTTCGACGCCTTCGTCCTGCCCACCGTCGGCTCCGCCACCCGCAAGTCCGTGATCACGGAGTCCGGCGCGCTCGCCGTCCCCCGCAAGGCGGTCTCGCACGAGGCCGCCATGGCCAACGCCGCGAACTGGCTCCATCCCAGCGTGCAGCGGGTGTGGACGGACTTCCTCCAGGACTCCTCGGCCAACCCGCTGTCGCGGCCCGGCAATCCGTTCCTCGCCAGGCTCAAGGAGCGGGCGCGGAAGGAGCGCTGGATGCTGCTGCCGCGCTACGGCGAATCGGGGCCGCCCAACCTCATCCAGGGCAACACCGACGCGCTGGGCGGCTTCATGACGAAGGCCTCCTCCGCCGGCGCCACGCTGCGCGGCATGCAGGAGCGCGCGGACGAGGAGTGGGCGACGTGGAACAGGGACGAGTCATGA
- a CDS encoding class I mannose-6-phosphate isomerase yields the protein MHRARPYDLSPRYAATDGAVVRGWEAAVAGLPAGPAVLALDGPAALDWNAAAEGLAAALRARSVEVALLDARDRWSAAAVERLCVPDADADAFFLPLAEFSVADLFDGPLTVDRPADGVLLVYGPGSSLCSPDLLWWADLPKRYAERAVARGTLPVGANLGRPGVPGELRSLFYTDWPVTDRHRDALAPRIDRWVDLQDRDAPASLDGAALRATLDRLAGGPVRTRPYFNSTPWGGHWAERELGFAPDGGNTALGYELIAPESGILVGRDAGAQVELPFQLLCVLHPERFLGPDVHRRYGTSFPIRFDYLDTVGGGSLSVHCHPQERYMRDVFGWTYTQHETYYLTASEPGARVYLGLRESAEVDVLRKEVEESAAHGTPLRVEDHVQTHSAEPGQLFMIPAGVPHASGEGNLVLEISATPYLYSLRLYDWLRRSTSGVPRPLSHRHAFANLDTARRGGDVVRDLVQRPRTVRSGEGWREELLGELPDMFYAVHRFVLDGTGPAEDDTDGRFHVLNVTAGDGVVVETADGRRHDLAFAETLTVPAAVGAYRLHPAGTRPAQVVKALVRPA from the coding sequence GTGCACCGCGCCCGCCCGTACGACCTGAGCCCCCGCTACGCCGCCACCGACGGTGCCGTGGTCCGCGGCTGGGAGGCCGCTGTCGCCGGCCTGCCGGCCGGCCCGGCCGTGCTCGCCCTCGACGGGCCCGCGGCCCTGGACTGGAACGCGGCCGCGGAGGGCCTCGCCGCGGCGCTGCGCGCACGCTCCGTCGAGGTGGCGCTGCTCGACGCGCGGGACCGCTGGTCCGCCGCCGCCGTGGAACGGCTCTGCGTGCCCGACGCGGACGCCGACGCGTTCTTCCTGCCGCTCGCCGAGTTCTCCGTGGCCGACCTCTTCGACGGCCCGCTCACGGTGGACCGCCCCGCCGACGGCGTCCTGCTCGTCTACGGCCCCGGCAGCTCCCTGTGCTCACCCGACCTGCTGTGGTGGGCCGACCTGCCGAAGCGGTACGCCGAGAGGGCCGTGGCCCGGGGCACGCTGCCGGTCGGCGCCAACCTCGGCCGTCCCGGCGTGCCCGGCGAGCTGCGCAGCCTCTTCTACACCGACTGGCCCGTCACCGACCGCCACCGCGACGCGCTCGCCCCCCGTATCGACCGCTGGGTCGACCTCCAGGACCGGGACGCCCCCGCGTCCCTCGACGGCGCCGCCCTCCGTGCCACCCTCGACCGCCTCGCCGGCGGCCCGGTGCGCACCCGCCCGTACTTCAACTCCACCCCGTGGGGCGGCCACTGGGCCGAACGGGAGCTCGGCTTCGCGCCCGACGGCGGGAACACCGCCCTCGGCTACGAGCTGATCGCCCCCGAGTCCGGGATACTCGTCGGCCGGGACGCCGGCGCCCAGGTCGAGCTGCCGTTCCAGCTGCTGTGCGTCCTGCACCCCGAGCGGTTCCTCGGCCCGGACGTGCACCGCCGGTACGGCACCTCCTTCCCGATCCGCTTCGACTACCTCGACACTGTCGGCGGCGGCAGCCTCTCCGTGCACTGCCACCCACAGGAGCGGTACATGCGGGACGTCTTCGGCTGGACGTACACCCAGCACGAGACCTACTACCTCACCGCGAGCGAACCCGGCGCCCGCGTCTACCTCGGGCTGCGCGAGAGCGCCGAGGTGGACGTCCTGCGCAAGGAAGTCGAGGAGTCCGCCGCGCACGGCACGCCGCTGCGCGTCGAGGACCACGTGCAGACGCATTCCGCCGAGCCGGGGCAGCTGTTCATGATCCCGGCCGGGGTCCCGCACGCCTCCGGCGAGGGCAATCTCGTACTGGAGATCAGCGCCACGCCGTACCTCTACTCCCTGCGCCTCTACGACTGGCTGCGCCGCTCCACGTCCGGCGTGCCCCGGCCGCTCTCGCACCGCCACGCGTTCGCCAATCTGGACACCGCGCGGCGCGGCGGGGACGTGGTACGGGACCTGGTCCAGCGGCCGCGTACGGTGCGCTCCGGCGAGGGCTGGCGCGAGGAGCTGCTCGGCGAGCTGCCCGACATGTTCTACGCCGTCCACCGCTTCGTCCTCGACGGCACCGGGCCCGCCGAGGACGACACCGACGGGCGTTTCCACGTCCTCAACGTGACCGCCGGTGACGGCGTCGTGGTGGAGACCGCCGACGGCCGGCGCCACGACCTCGCGTTCGCCGAGACCCTCACCGTTCCGGCGGCCGTGGGCGCGTACCGGCTGCACCCCGCCGGGACGCGTCCCGCACAGGTCGTCAAGGCGCTGGTGAGGCCGGCGTGA
- a CDS encoding ROK family protein has translation MTRVPVLEIGGTHVTAALVDTDNGRPVEGSVVRRPVPADAGAGEILDALAAPARRIEVPEGAHWGVAIPGPFDYGSGVGRFRGIGKFESLHGVDVGAGLRERLLPRPRNVSFLNDADAFAVGEYHAGAAAGHERALCLTLGTGVGSSFLRGGRPVTEGPSVPPEGRVHRINVGGLPLEEVVSRRAIRARYARTAGGAGGAGGAGGADTAAPGEGPDVSDIAALARRGDPHARAALTACLSALGRALAPWCAAFRPGVLVVGGSMAASWDLLAPALRAGLDAGAREDGRTMEAVDLRTAARPADAPLIGAAHWVLRQTGGPAPPARPA, from the coding sequence GTGACGCGGGTGCCGGTGCTGGAGATCGGCGGCACGCACGTGACCGCGGCCCTGGTCGACACGGACAACGGCCGGCCGGTCGAAGGCAGCGTCGTACGCCGCCCGGTGCCCGCCGACGCGGGGGCCGGGGAGATCCTCGACGCACTCGCCGCTCCGGCGCGGCGCATCGAGGTGCCGGAGGGCGCGCACTGGGGCGTCGCGATCCCGGGACCGTTCGACTACGGGAGCGGCGTCGGCAGGTTCCGGGGCATCGGCAAGTTCGAGTCGCTGCACGGCGTGGACGTCGGGGCGGGACTGCGGGAACGGCTGCTGCCGCGCCCGCGGAACGTCAGCTTCCTGAACGACGCGGACGCCTTCGCCGTCGGCGAGTACCACGCGGGTGCCGCCGCGGGCCACGAGCGGGCGCTGTGCCTCACGCTCGGTACGGGCGTCGGCTCCTCGTTCCTGCGGGGCGGGCGGCCGGTGACCGAGGGGCCCTCGGTGCCGCCCGAGGGCAGGGTCCACCGGATCAACGTCGGCGGGCTGCCGCTGGAGGAAGTTGTCTCGCGCCGCGCGATCCGCGCACGTTACGCCCGTACGGCGGGCGGTGCGGGCGGTGCGGGCGGTGCGGGCGGCGCGGACACCGCGGCCCCCGGCGAGGGACCCGACGTCAGCGACATCGCGGCGCTCGCCCGCCGCGGCGACCCGCACGCGCGGGCGGCGCTCACGGCCTGCCTCTCCGCGCTGGGCCGGGCGCTGGCGCCCTGGTGCGCCGCGTTCCGGCCGGGCGTGCTGGTCGTCGGGGGTTCCATGGCGGCCTCCTGGGACCTCCTCGCCCCCGCCCTGCGGGCCGGGCTGGACGCCGGCGCGCGGGAGGACGGGCGCACCATGGAGGCGGTGGACCTGCGTACGGCGGCGCGGCCCGCCGACGCGCCGCTGATCGGCGCGGCGCACTGGGTGCTGCGGCAGACCGGCGGCCCCGCCCCGCCCGCCCGGCCCGCCTAG